In Trichormus variabilis 0441, a single genomic region encodes these proteins:
- a CDS encoding bifunctional DNA primase/polymerase, which translates to MHAQIRHLVSSLDNLPEEWRIVPTFGKRPLGKEWEKNTYSPKELQTELIRRRLKVWTNNRFITPTGIALVCGFNHPQGYLVAIDCDGETSWRQIIQINEHSEPEELNHLTPTETRDTPMESLCDRAQQYLPPTIAFTSGRKYRSQRLYLIPNSKACDVKSRKIKTGKDEHLEFRGKNLASILPPSFHPEGRNYRWLPGCSPSERQIEIAPDWVIAQMLVKQEKTRKFNLPKEKYNRRYGVDRYAHLIPSIETNIQTALVLLEVIHPRFADDYHSWIQVGMALKSVSPILFKAWDTWSQLSPKYKPGECAYKWQSFNKTGITIRTLFRLANLS; encoded by the coding sequence ATGCACGCCCAAATCCGTCATTTGGTATCTTCGCTTGACAACCTACCCGAAGAATGGCGAATCGTTCCTACCTTTGGTAAACGTCCTTTAGGGAAAGAATGGGAAAAAAATACTTACTCTCCCAAAGAACTACAAACTGAACTCATCCGCCGCCGATTAAAAGTTTGGACAAATAACAGATTTATCACCCCCACTGGTATAGCCTTGGTTTGCGGTTTCAATCATCCCCAAGGGTACTTAGTGGCTATTGACTGCGACGGGGAAACATCCTGGCGACAAATTATTCAGATTAACGAACATTCTGAACCAGAAGAACTCAACCACCTAACACCCACCGAAACACGCGATACTCCTATGGAGTCGTTATGCGATCGCGCTCAACAATATCTCCCTCCCACAATTGCATTTACCTCTGGGAGGAAATATCGCAGCCAACGCTTATACCTCATCCCAAATTCAAAAGCTTGCGATGTCAAATCTCGCAAAATCAAAACTGGGAAGGACGAACACCTGGAGTTTCGAGGCAAAAACCTAGCTTCAATTCTTCCCCCATCCTTTCACCCAGAAGGTAGAAATTACAGATGGCTTCCCGGCTGTAGTCCATCTGAACGCCAAATAGAAATAGCTCCCGATTGGGTAATTGCCCAAATGCTTGTCAAACAGGAGAAAACAAGAAAGTTTAACCTACCCAAAGAAAAATATAACCGCAGATATGGGGTAGACAGGTACGCTCATTTAATTCCCTCAATAGAAACCAATATTCAAACCGCACTTGTGCTACTCGAAGTCATCCACCCTCGGTTTGCAGATGATTACCATTCGTGGATTCAAGTCGGGATGGCACTCAAGAGTGTTAGTCCCATTTTATTTAAAGCATGGGACACCTGGAGCCAACTTTCTCCTAAGTACAAACCAGGCGAATGCGCCTACAAATGGCAGTCTTTTAACAAGACAGGTATTACTATCCGCACCTTATTTAG